Proteins encoded by one window of uncultured Celeribacter sp.:
- a CDS encoding metallophosphoesterase yields MANWYSADLHFGHHRIINFCKRPFASTAEMNAALIANFQACVAHDDDLWILGDFAFGRADDMAQFERWFHSLPGRKHLIIGNHDDEAVISLPWASTEYMAEIQDGDHSLVLCHYPMITWNGARRGALQLFGHVHDQWAGSRNSVNVGVDQWDFRPIQIEEMAKRAARMPVNKHWANVEHGNELP; encoded by the coding sequence ATGGCCAACTGGTATTCGGCCGACCTGCACTTTGGCCACCACCGCATCATCAACTTCTGCAAGCGCCCCTTCGCCTCCACCGCAGAGATGAACGCGGCCCTGATCGCCAACTTCCAGGCCTGCGTCGCGCACGATGATGACCTTTGGATTTTGGGTGATTTCGCCTTCGGTCGTGCTGATGATATGGCACAGTTCGAGCGCTGGTTTCACAGCCTGCCCGGCCGCAAGCATCTGATCATCGGCAACCATGACGACGAAGCAGTAATCTCGCTCCCTTGGGCCAGCACAGAGTACATGGCCGAGATCCAGGACGGAGATCATAGCCTCGTCCTCTGCCACTATCCGATGATCACCTGGAACGGCGCACGCAGAGGCGCCCTACAGCTGTTCGGCCACGTCCACGACCAATGGGCGGGCTCGCGAAACAGCGTGAATGTCGGCGTCGACCAGTGGGATTTTCGACCGATCCAGATTGAGGAAATGGCAAAACGGGCAGCCCGTATGCCCGTTAACAAGCATTGGGCGAATGTCGAACATGGAAACGAGCTTCCGTAG